A portion of the Bacillus oleivorans genome contains these proteins:
- a CDS encoding amidohydrolase family protein produces the protein MYDFHTHFIPKDIMAWLKEHQETVHAKWVQKDLNKAEFLVVNEKWGFELKSTFVDEKLYLEEQVKANVTHSVVSPIPQLFMYDFSPDITTELSMVYNQSLAKWVTTLPDRLSALGTVPLNDPQKAADVLKDAMRLGLKGVIIGPGLPNTMLSDDYYSPFFEEANSQKAIVFIHPLLSEDPRLKQRMMPNLIGVPWETTVCAADLLLSGFTDKYPHVKILLAHGGGFLPYQIGRLNKGYSQWKEVSANLQAEPIEYLKKFWFDTVLWNQAALSFLVHAVGEDHIVPGSDFPFDLCNWPPVGSFENAVPSLLPDHPARIREQA, from the coding sequence ATGTACGATTTTCATACTCATTTTATTCCGAAAGATATTATGGCCTGGTTAAAAGAGCATCAGGAAACCGTCCATGCAAAGTGGGTTCAAAAAGATCTAAATAAAGCTGAATTTTTAGTGGTAAATGAAAAATGGGGTTTTGAACTTAAAAGTACGTTTGTAGATGAAAAGCTATACCTGGAGGAGCAGGTAAAAGCCAATGTGACACATTCTGTCGTCTCTCCTATACCTCAATTGTTTATGTATGACTTTTCTCCAGATATTACAACAGAGCTATCAATGGTCTATAATCAATCTTTAGCAAAGTGGGTTACAACCCTTCCAGACCGTCTTTCTGCCCTGGGCACAGTTCCGCTGAATGATCCGCAAAAAGCTGCTGATGTTTTAAAGGATGCTATGAGACTAGGTCTAAAAGGCGTCATTATTGGTCCTGGTCTGCCGAACACAATGCTGTCTGATGATTATTACTCTCCTTTCTTTGAAGAAGCAAACAGCCAAAAAGCGATCGTGTTTATACATCCGCTATTAAGTGAGGACCCGCGTTTAAAACAAAGAATGATGCCAAATTTAATTGGAGTCCCATGGGAAACAACCGTATGTGCTGCCGACTTATTATTAAGCGGTTTTACGGACAAATATCCTCATGTAAAAATACTTTTGGCCCACGGCGGAGGCTTTCTTCCATATCAAATTGGCCGTTTAAACAAGGGATACAGTCAATGGAAGGAAGTATCAGCAAACCTGCAGGCTGAACCAATTGAGTATTTAAAAAAGTTTTGGTTTGACACGGTTTTATGGAATCAAGCAGCACTTTCGTTTTTAGTTCATGCTGTTGGGGAAGATCATATTGTTCCAGGCTCTGACTTCCCGTTTGACTTATGCAACTGGCCTCCTGTCGGATCCTTTGAAAATGCGGTTCCATCTTTGCTGCCAGACCACCCTGCTAGGATCAGAGAGCAAGCGTAG
- a CDS encoding IclR family transcriptional regulator: MKLCLAICNKLKQRRNSFGVKQNEEHLLSSVKNALRILRSFSMDEPEKKISDLSSELGLNKSTVSRTMATLASEGFVYKDPESKKYRLGLSILSLSGIVNNNMDVYRESQPVLNRLVENIGETAHISIVDNLSVIYLQKVECNHPVRFLTHVGKRNPMYCTSSGKVLLAFSDNELVEAVIAKGLKQYTNHTMTDPDKLRVNLAEVRKNGYAYSIEEISEGVNSVAGPVFDYTGKVIAALSVVGPKQRIDQYKIPYIAKKVIQASKEISEKMGYWDY; this comes from the coding sequence ATGAAACTATGTTTAGCTATATGCAACAAATTAAAGCAAAGGAGGAATTCATTTGGGGTAAAACAAAATGAAGAGCATCTGCTTTCATCCGTAAAAAATGCTTTGCGAATTTTAAGGAGTTTCTCTATGGATGAGCCTGAAAAGAAAATTAGTGATTTGTCTTCTGAATTGGGGTTAAACAAAAGTACTGTTAGCCGGACGATGGCTACTTTAGCTAGTGAAGGGTTTGTTTATAAGGATCCTGAGTCGAAAAAATATCGTCTTGGCCTTTCAATTTTATCGTTAAGCGGTATCGTCAATAACAATATGGATGTGTACCGTGAATCACAGCCTGTTCTAAACAGACTTGTAGAAAACATTGGGGAAACTGCTCATATTTCAATCGTCGATAACTTAAGCGTAATCTATTTGCAAAAAGTCGAATGTAATCACCCTGTTCGTTTTCTTACCCATGTAGGTAAAAGGAACCCGATGTATTGTACCAGTTCTGGAAAAGTCCTGCTAGCCTTTTCCGATAATGAACTCGTAGAAGCTGTCATTGCCAAAGGGTTAAAGCAATATACAAATCATACAATGACAGACCCAGATAAACTGCGGGTAAATTTAGCAGAAGTCCGAAAAAACGGATACGCTTACAGTATTGAAGAAATTTCTGAAGGGGTTAATTCGGTTGCAGGCCCTGTCTTTGATTATACAGGCAAAGTAATTGCAGCTTTATCAGTCGTCGGCCCAAAGCAAAGAATTGACCAGTATAAGATTCCTTATATAGCCAAGAAGGTGATTCAGGCAAGCAAGGAAATCTCTGAAAAAATGGGATATTGGGATTACTGA
- a CDS encoding aldehyde dehydrogenase: protein MTVETVTRPMDCLHFINGQFVESQNHKTFQNINPATEEVLGVVAEGGKEDVNFAVAAAKRALLGPWKKMTVGERSKILRKIGDLILERQEELACLESLDTGKPYSLAKKIDIARAAYNFHFFADYIISVGTDAYQQDQQALHYAYRRPVGVVGLIKPWNLPLLLLTWKLAPCLGMGNTAVIKPAEWTPMTATALMKICKDAGVPDGVVNLVHGFGENSAGAAISEHPDVDAISFIGEPGTGAAIMKLAAKSLKKLSYELGGKNPNIIFADSDLDEVIDTTIKSSFINQGEVCLCGSRIYVERPMYEEFLEKFVARTKQLKVGLPDEEATDIGALVSKEHYERVLSYLEIALEDGGQFLTGGSRPEGLNKGYFLEPTIITGLDRNSRCVREEIFGPVVTVVPFDMEEEVIMQANDTHYGLSASVWTNDLRRAHRVAQEIEAGMVWVNTWFLRDLRTPFGGMKHSGIGRTGGMHSVDFYSELTNITIKL from the coding sequence ATGACAGTTGAAACGGTCACACGCCCGATGGATTGTTTGCATTTTATTAATGGACAATTTGTGGAATCTCAAAATCACAAAACCTTTCAAAATATCAACCCAGCAACGGAAGAAGTTCTAGGGGTTGTTGCCGAGGGGGGGAAGGAAGACGTGAATTTTGCGGTCGCAGCTGCAAAACGTGCTTTACTTGGTCCTTGGAAAAAAATGACCGTAGGTGAGCGCTCTAAAATATTACGGAAGATCGGAGATTTAATTTTAGAAAGACAAGAAGAATTGGCTTGCTTAGAGTCTCTGGATACAGGGAAACCCTATTCACTTGCAAAAAAGATCGATATTGCCCGTGCTGCATACAATTTTCACTTTTTTGCTGACTACATTATTTCAGTTGGGACAGATGCTTATCAACAGGACCAGCAAGCTCTTCATTATGCATATAGACGGCCGGTTGGGGTTGTGGGGTTAATCAAACCATGGAATTTACCTCTCCTTCTGCTTACTTGGAAACTAGCGCCTTGCTTAGGAATGGGGAATACAGCTGTTATTAAACCGGCCGAATGGACACCTATGACGGCTACAGCTTTAATGAAGATTTGTAAAGACGCCGGAGTTCCGGATGGTGTGGTTAATCTTGTACACGGCTTTGGTGAGAATTCAGCAGGAGCTGCTATTTCCGAACATCCGGATGTCGATGCGATTTCGTTTATTGGAGAACCTGGAACTGGCGCAGCCATCATGAAATTAGCCGCCAAATCCTTAAAAAAGCTATCCTACGAACTGGGCGGAAAAAATCCGAATATCATTTTCGCTGACTCTGATTTAGATGAAGTAATCGATACTACCATAAAATCGAGCTTTATAAACCAAGGTGAAGTTTGTTTATGCGGCTCGCGGATTTACGTCGAACGTCCAATGTATGAAGAGTTCTTAGAAAAGTTTGTGGCAAGAACAAAGCAGCTTAAAGTAGGATTGCCGGATGAAGAGGCTACAGACATTGGTGCATTAGTCAGCAAAGAACACTACGAGCGTGTGCTTAGCTATTTAGAAATTGCTTTAGAAGATGGCGGGCAATTTTTAACCGGAGGGAGTCGGCCAGAAGGACTAAATAAAGGGTACTTCCTCGAACCGACAATTATCACTGGCCTAGATAGAAATTCCCGTTGCGTCCGTGAAGAAATCTTTGGTCCCGTTGTGACAGTGGTTCCATTTGATATGGAAGAAGAAGTCATTATGCAAGCAAACGACACTCATTATGGTCTTAGCGCGTCTGTTTGGACGAACGATTTAAGACGGGCCCACCGGGTTGCCCAAGAAATTGAAGCAGGCATGGTTTGGGTGAATACCTGGTTCTTAAGAGATTTGCGCACTCCATTCGGAGGGATGAAACATAGCGGTATTGGACGGACTGGAGGAATGCATAGTGTCGATTTTTACTCTGAATTAACTAATATCACAATCAAATTGTAA
- a CDS encoding 2-keto-4-pentenoate hydratase, which translates to MTTKVHDFANQLAEAENARVGMTPITAQESEITVEEAYRIQLENIHKKLENGAKITGKKIGLTSLAMQKLLGVNEPDYGHLLDTMLIKNGGAVSVEHLLQPKVEGEIAFILKEELRGPNITTLDVLKATNYIVPAIEIVDSRIQDWKITLHDTVADNASSGLYVLGGKRTKIEDVDLKQVGMVLTKNGEVVNTGVGAAALGHPARCVAWLANKLSEFDISLKAGEVILSGALSAAIDVKAGDSFTARFAHIGEVSVDFTS; encoded by the coding sequence TTGACTACAAAGGTGCACGATTTCGCAAATCAACTCGCTGAAGCCGAAAATGCCAGAGTCGGAATGACTCCTATTACTGCACAAGAGAGTGAGATAACCGTTGAAGAAGCCTACCGAATCCAGCTTGAAAATATTCATAAAAAACTAGAAAATGGAGCGAAAATCACAGGTAAAAAAATCGGGTTGACCTCACTGGCAATGCAAAAATTACTAGGAGTCAATGAACCCGATTATGGTCATCTTTTAGATACAATGTTGATTAAAAATGGCGGGGCTGTCTCTGTGGAACATTTACTCCAGCCAAAGGTGGAAGGCGAAATCGCTTTTATCTTAAAAGAAGAATTAAGAGGACCGAATATTACAACACTAGATGTTCTAAAAGCGACCAACTACATTGTTCCTGCTATTGAAATCGTCGATAGCAGAATCCAAGATTGGAAGATTACATTACACGATACGGTAGCTGATAATGCTTCTTCCGGACTGTATGTATTAGGAGGGAAACGAACCAAGATTGAAGATGTAGATTTAAAGCAAGTTGGTATGGTTCTCACTAAAAATGGAGAAGTCGTTAATACAGGAGTAGGAGCTGCAGCACTTGGACATCCAGCCCGCTGTGTTGCATGGTTAGCCAATAAGCTTTCGGAATTTGATATTTCGTTAAAAGCAGGAGAAGTTATTTTATCGGGTGCACTATCAGCTGCGATTGATGTTAAAGCAGGAGATTCTTTCACAGCCAGATTTGCTCACATTGGCGAGGTTTCGGTAGATTTCACATCTTAA
- a CDS encoding acetaldehyde dehydrogenase (acetylating) → MGKVKVAILGSGNIGTDLMLKLRRSNVLELTTVIGIDPDSDGLRMASRSGYETIDSGIEGFLEKPELAEIVFDATSAKAHIRHAKLLKDAGKQVLDLTPAAIGPFVVPPVNINEHLDAPNINLITCGGQATIPIVHAINQVQPVEYAEIVATISSKSAGPGTRANIDEFTQTTARGIEKIGGAKRGKAIIILNPAEPPIIMRDTIYALIQGNTVAEADISKSIKLMVKNVQSYVPGYRLRQEPIFDGNRVTVFIEVEGAGDYLPTYSGNLDIMTAAAVKVAEEWANHKVSKVPVSERG, encoded by the coding sequence ATGGGTAAAGTCAAAGTTGCGATTTTAGGTTCAGGAAATATAGGAACTGATTTAATGTTAAAGCTCAGAAGATCCAATGTTCTCGAATTAACCACAGTTATTGGAATTGATCCGGATTCAGATGGATTAAGAATGGCTAGTAGGTCGGGTTATGAAACAATTGACAGCGGAATTGAAGGCTTTCTGGAAAAACCTGAGTTAGCAGAAATTGTTTTTGATGCTACCTCAGCAAAAGCACATATCCGACATGCCAAATTACTAAAAGATGCCGGAAAACAGGTTCTTGATTTAACCCCTGCTGCGATTGGACCATTTGTGGTTCCGCCGGTTAATATCAATGAACACTTAGATGCTCCCAATATCAATTTAATCACATGTGGAGGTCAGGCTACCATCCCAATTGTCCATGCGATTAATCAGGTTCAGCCAGTAGAATATGCAGAAATTGTAGCTACGATATCAAGTAAAAGTGCGGGACCTGGTACCCGTGCCAATATCGATGAATTTACCCAAACAACTGCACGCGGTATTGAAAAAATTGGGGGAGCGAAACGAGGGAAAGCAATTATCATTTTAAATCCTGCTGAGCCTCCAATCATCATGCGCGATACTATATATGCTCTTATTCAAGGAAATACAGTTGCTGAGGCAGACATCTCAAAATCTATTAAACTCATGGTGAAGAATGTTCAATCCTATGTACCTGGCTATCGATTGCGGCAAGAGCCGATTTTTGACGGAAATAGAGTAACCGTTTTCATTGAAGTGGAAGGAGCAGGAGACTATCTGCCAACGTACTCTGGAAACTTAGATATTATGACCGCTGCAGCAGTAAAAGTGGCAGAAGAATGGGCCAATCATAAAGTATCTAAAGTACCTGTTTCAGAAAGGGGATGA
- the dmpG gene encoding 4-hydroxy-2-oxovalerate aldolase, with translation MSEKDLYITEVALRDGSHAIRHQFTIEQVTSIAKGLDQANVPYIEISHGDGLGGSSLQYGLSLTDELQLIEAAVDAVLNAKISVLLLPGIGTMHELKEAAKLGVKMSRIATHVTEADVALQHIALSKELGLETVGFLMMSHMVPTKKLVEQAKLMESYGADTVYVVDSAGALLPHQVKERILALKEHLQIHVGFHAHNNLSLAMANTLVAIEEGATRIDGSVRCLGAGAGNTQTEVLVAVLDKLGIKTGIDLYKLMDIAEELVAPILEKPQEITKDSLVLGYAGVYSSFLLHAQRAAKKFGIDSRDILIELGKRKVVGGQEDMIIDVAAEIAKNKESAYV, from the coding sequence ATGAGTGAAAAGGATCTTTATATTACGGAAGTAGCCTTACGGGATGGCAGCCACGCAATTCGCCATCAATTTACAATTGAACAGGTCACAAGTATTGCAAAAGGGCTGGATCAAGCAAATGTTCCTTATATTGAGATTTCACATGGAGATGGGCTTGGCGGCTCTTCTCTGCAATATGGACTATCGCTTACAGATGAATTACAACTTATTGAAGCTGCTGTCGATGCTGTACTAAACGCTAAAATTTCTGTATTACTCTTGCCGGGAATCGGGACCATGCATGAACTGAAAGAGGCAGCTAAGCTTGGCGTTAAGATGTCCAGGATTGCGACCCATGTAACAGAAGCAGATGTTGCACTGCAGCATATTGCGCTTTCGAAAGAATTAGGATTAGAGACAGTCGGTTTCTTAATGATGTCACATATGGTTCCAACAAAAAAGTTAGTTGAACAGGCGAAATTAATGGAAAGCTATGGGGCAGATACTGTTTATGTAGTAGATTCAGCAGGAGCTCTTTTACCGCATCAAGTAAAAGAAAGAATCCTTGCGTTAAAAGAGCATTTGCAAATTCATGTAGGTTTTCATGCTCATAATAATCTTTCACTGGCTATGGCCAATACGCTCGTGGCAATTGAAGAAGGTGCAACCAGAATTGATGGAAGTGTTCGCTGCTTAGGGGCTGGGGCAGGAAATACACAGACAGAAGTTCTAGTAGCAGTATTGGATAAACTAGGAATAAAAACAGGAATAGACCTATACAAATTGATGGATATTGCTGAGGAGTTGGTCGCACCCATCCTTGAAAAACCGCAAGAAATTACAAAAGATAGCTTAGTACTTGGTTATGCGGGTGTTTACTCAAGTTTTTTGCTTCATGCTCAGAGAGCCGCCAAGAAATTTGGCATTGATTCCCGAGATATTTTAATAGAACTCGGCAAGCGAAAAGTGGTTGGCGGACAAGAGGATATGATTATTGATGTTGCAGCCGAAATTGCCAAGAATAAAGAGAGTGCATATGTATAG
- a CDS encoding 2-keto-4-pentenoate hydratase — protein MSTKQYKKIAQYLVDAELEKQEVQRVTASLKPDLTVEEGYLIQQEIVSLKLKEGRRIIGPKMGLTSKAKMKQMNVDEPIYGYVFDYMLVDNGGKLFFHELIHPKVEAEIAFVLGKDIEGPGITRDQVLAATDYCLPALEIIDSRYKNFNFTLPDVIADNASTSRVVFGTTLTKPEKVDLDLVGVTLAINGETKDLGAGAAVLGHPANSIAMLANMLAKTGEKLHQGDVILAGAITGAIMLKAGDVVCGKFDGLGEVTFTVTD, from the coding sequence ATGAGCACTAAACAGTATAAAAAGATTGCCCAATATTTAGTTGATGCGGAACTCGAAAAACAAGAAGTCCAAAGAGTTACTGCAAGTCTGAAACCTGATTTAACTGTAGAGGAAGGCTATCTGATTCAACAGGAGATTGTCAGCCTTAAACTCAAGGAAGGAAGACGGATTATCGGTCCGAAAATGGGACTTACAAGCAAGGCTAAAATGAAACAAATGAATGTAGATGAACCGATTTATGGATATGTATTTGACTATATGCTGGTTGATAATGGCGGAAAACTTTTTTTTCACGAATTAATACACCCTAAAGTAGAAGCAGAAATCGCATTTGTATTAGGAAAAGATATCGAAGGTCCAGGCATTACGAGAGATCAAGTATTAGCTGCGACGGATTATTGTCTTCCGGCGTTAGAAATTATTGATAGCCGCTATAAAAATTTTAATTTTACGCTTCCTGATGTCATTGCAGATAATGCTTCGACTTCACGGGTTGTCTTTGGCACTACTCTAACAAAACCCGAGAAGGTAGATCTTGATCTTGTAGGTGTTACTTTAGCCATCAATGGTGAAACTAAAGATTTGGGTGCGGGAGCAGCCGTTTTAGGTCATCCAGCAAACTCGATTGCGATGCTGGCTAACATGTTAGCCAAAACAGGAGAGAAGCTTCATCAAGGAGATGTGATCCTTGCCGGTGCGATTACTGGTGCGATTATGTTGAAAGCTGGAGACGTAGTCTGTGGAAAATTTGACGGTTTAGGGGAAGTCACTTTTACAGTCACAGACTAG
- a CDS encoding 4-oxalocrotonate tautomerase, whose translation MPIINVQILEGRSPEKVHALIENITNTVSETLDAPRENIRVIISEIPKTHWGKGGVTISDLEK comes from the coding sequence TTGCCGATTATTAATGTTCAAATCTTAGAAGGACGTTCGCCAGAAAAAGTCCATGCGTTAATTGAAAATATTACCAATACGGTATCAGAAACACTTGATGCACCTAGAGAAAATATTCGTGTCATCATTTCGGAAATTCCGAAAACTCATTGGGGCAAAGGCGGAGTTACGATTTCAGATCTAGAAAAATAA
- a CDS encoding extradiol ring-cleavage dioxygenase has translation MSIELSMLVPHVPSICHEETVPDFQKNMVKEMKTLSKRIYEIKPDVLVLVSCHWPSTFFHYVDCTPEHKGILTAIECPDLIHDVPYHYPGDEELANQLVQAGQDAGLQVKGFVDPYYVWDYGSVVPLRYLVPNQNIPVINLSVTLAASLEETNNWGQTIAKVLRESDKKCVFVSSGALSHNLVRGRENMPTVSEHAMDQQFIQFVMNKNYQAAYDMLPQYARLARVESGGRHLAMLFSMIEEEWEPKYWADGQSSGSWNALITFEKQSSKISAEQKESVQS, from the coding sequence ATGTCAATTGAGTTAAGTATGCTCGTTCCACATGTACCAAGTATTTGTCATGAGGAAACCGTTCCGGATTTCCAAAAAAATATGGTTAAAGAAATGAAAACCCTTTCAAAGAGAATCTATGAGATAAAACCAGATGTATTAGTTTTAGTCTCCTGTCACTGGCCATCAACTTTTTTCCACTATGTAGATTGTACACCTGAGCATAAAGGAATTTTAACAGCGATTGAATGTCCTGATCTCATTCATGATGTACCTTATCACTATCCGGGTGATGAGGAATTAGCCAACCAATTAGTTCAGGCAGGACAAGATGCAGGCTTACAGGTTAAAGGGTTCGTAGATCCATATTATGTCTGGGATTATGGCAGTGTAGTCCCACTCCGATATTTAGTGCCAAATCAAAATATTCCCGTCATTAATTTATCTGTTACTTTGGCTGCCAGTTTAGAAGAAACGAATAATTGGGGGCAGACGATTGCAAAGGTTTTAAGAGAAAGTGATAAAAAGTGTGTGTTTGTTTCAAGCGGAGCATTATCTCATAATCTAGTACGCGGGCGAGAGAATATGCCGACCGTGTCCGAACATGCGATGGACCAGCAGTTTATTCAGTTTGTTATGAATAAGAATTATCAAGCTGCATATGACATGCTTCCTCAATATGCAAGATTGGCACGGGTAGAATCAGGCGGTCGTCATCTTGCCATGCTTTTCAGTATGATTGAGGAAGAGTGGGAACCAAAATATTGGGCAGATGGTCAATCATCTGGCAGCTGGAATGCACTGATTACGTTTGAAAAACAATCGAGTAAAATTTCTGCAGAACAAAAAGAATCCGTTCAGAGCTAA
- the pobA gene encoding 4-hydroxybenzoate 3-monooxygenase, which produces MRTQVGIIGAGPAGLMLSHLLHLYGIESIILENRTREQIEGTIRAGVLEQGTVNLLNEVGVGDRMMREGYIHHGIELQFNGVRHRINMHELTDGKSIMLYAQHEVIKDLVQVRLDSGGEIIFNVEDVQIHNIDSKTPKITFRREKDGELEEISCNFIAGCDGYHGPSRQAIPKEVRKEIKHTYPFGWLGILIEMPPVSPELIYTNHESGFALLSTRSDDIQRFYLQVDPNDDIENWSDDRIWTELHTRVDTKDGWNISEGPIIQKNIVSMRSFICEPMQYGQLFIAGDAAHIVPPTGAKGLNLAIADVQVLAKGLKQFYQTSETELLEQYSSICLRRVWKAQRFSSWMTNILHRNFKHSHFEYGLQLTELDVVTSSKAAATNLAENYVGLPIEWEL; this is translated from the coding sequence ATGCGCACACAAGTAGGAATTATTGGAGCTGGACCAGCAGGATTAATGCTGTCCCATCTCCTTCATCTCTACGGTATAGAATCTATTATTCTTGAAAACAGAACAAGGGAACAAATAGAGGGGACAATTAGGGCAGGTGTTCTTGAGCAAGGAACCGTTAATCTATTAAACGAAGTGGGTGTTGGAGACCGTATGATGAGGGAGGGATATATCCATCACGGCATTGAACTGCAATTTAACGGGGTTAGACACCGGATTAATATGCATGAGTTAACAGACGGAAAAAGCATTATGCTATATGCCCAGCATGAGGTCATAAAAGATTTAGTTCAGGTACGTCTGGATTCTGGCGGAGAGATCATCTTCAATGTGGAAGATGTACAAATTCATAACATTGATTCTAAAACTCCTAAAATTACCTTTCGAAGAGAAAAGGATGGAGAGTTAGAAGAAATTTCTTGTAACTTTATAGCTGGCTGTGATGGCTACCACGGACCTAGCCGTCAAGCAATTCCAAAGGAAGTAAGGAAAGAAATCAAGCATACGTATCCTTTTGGCTGGCTTGGGATATTAATAGAAATGCCTCCTGTAAGTCCCGAACTGATTTATACGAATCACGAGAGCGGATTCGCTCTGCTCAGTACACGTTCTGATGATATCCAGCGGTTTTATCTCCAGGTCGACCCAAATGACGATATTGAAAATTGGTCAGATGACCGAATCTGGACAGAGTTACATACTAGAGTCGATACGAAGGACGGATGGAATATCTCGGAAGGGCCAATTATTCAAAAAAATATTGTATCCATGAGAAGTTTTATATGTGAACCGATGCAATATGGACAGCTCTTTATTGCAGGAGATGCAGCTCATATCGTCCCGCCTACCGGTGCAAAAGGACTTAATCTTGCGATAGCAGATGTACAAGTATTGGCAAAAGGACTAAAACAATTTTATCAAACTAGTGAAACAGAATTACTGGAACAATATTCTAGTATTTGTTTAAGAAGAGTCTGGAAAGCTCAACGCTTTTCGTCGTGGATGACCAATATACTTCATCGCAATTTCAAGCATAGTCATTTCGAATATGGGCTTCAATTAACGGAACTGGACGTTGTAACCTCGTCTAAAGCTGCAGCTACCAACCTTGCCGAAAATTATGTCGGGTTACCAATAGAGTGGGAACTATAA
- a CDS encoding TRAP transporter substrate-binding protein, producing MQSKRNKLVFLIMSIFVISMATACGSESSGGSGESGEKIEFKMGHMNSTEHVQDSMAMRPFSEEVAEATDGCVSFQIYPGGALGSPPETYDNILTGIMDAGWGLQGYNAGLFPVHSVLHLPFLANGTGAELSTVAQKLYDTFPEIQEEYKDVKVLWFHAADPYAIITKDKPVSSFEDVKGLKLRAPSVEAGAMIESWGATPVSLPAPEIYDAISKGVIDGGVLPVAALADFNLFDVVDYVSLGNFNTSLFYVVMNKASWDKISPEDQAIIEEMIGEPMAKQAGEAFDTQKEEAEKKAKEMGIEFISLSEDELNKFKEASKGVTEQWLSDMEKKGIDGQKIYDETVKLIEGN from the coding sequence ATGCAATCAAAACGAAATAAACTAGTATTTCTGATAATGTCAATCTTCGTTATATCTATGGCAACCGCTTGTGGTTCGGAAAGTTCTGGAGGTTCAGGTGAATCAGGGGAAAAAATTGAATTTAAAATGGGACATATGAATTCAACCGAACACGTGCAAGATTCTATGGCGATGAGACCGTTTAGTGAGGAAGTAGCGGAAGCTACTGACGGATGCGTATCATTTCAAATCTATCCTGGTGGCGCTTTAGGCAGCCCACCTGAGACATATGACAATATTTTAACGGGAATCATGGACGCTGGCTGGGGTCTTCAAGGATACAATGCAGGCTTATTCCCAGTTCACTCAGTTTTACATCTGCCATTCCTTGCAAATGGAACAGGGGCAGAACTTAGTACAGTGGCCCAAAAATTGTATGATACTTTTCCAGAAATTCAAGAGGAATATAAAGATGTAAAAGTGCTTTGGTTCCACGCTGCTGATCCATACGCAATTATTACAAAAGACAAACCGGTAAGCAGTTTTGAAGATGTTAAAGGGCTTAAACTGAGAGCTCCATCTGTTGAGGCTGGAGCCATGATAGAGTCTTGGGGAGCGACACCGGTATCCCTACCGGCACCTGAAATCTATGATGCGATATCAAAAGGCGTTATTGATGGGGGAGTTCTTCCAGTTGCAGCTTTAGCTGACTTTAATTTGTTTGATGTGGTGGATTATGTATCATTAGGGAATTTCAATACAAGTTTATTCTATGTTGTGATGAACAAAGCTAGCTGGGATAAGATTTCACCAGAGGATCAGGCCATTATTGAGGAAATGATTGGAGAACCAATGGCAAAACAGGCTGGTGAAGCGTTCGATACACAGAAAGAAGAGGCAGAGAAAAAAGCGAAAGAAATGGGCATTGAATTTATTTCACTCTCAGAAGATGAACTAAATAAATTTAAAGAAGCATCCAAAGGAGTAACAGAGCAATGGTTGTCTGATATGGAGAAGAAAGGGATTGACGGTCAAAAAATTTATGACGAAACGGTGAAGCTAATCGAAGGAAATTAA
- a CDS encoding TRAP transporter small permease — MKTEINKVEVHHNSLGAPAPGELSAIEKLTNGIEKIAHFFNHVSHKVSSVLLFLLMCVTTVDVIGRNIFNNPITGSYELTGLMLAMMIFFSLGMAQLKRDHIEIDFLTKKLPLKVQAGLNAITSLILSILMALTTWQLIEFTKRMFTGNYLSGELGFPIYIVTALATVGVLFFTLTILLDMLQSILKVVQKNES, encoded by the coding sequence ATGAAGACCGAAATCAATAAAGTGGAAGTTCATCATAATTCGTTAGGGGCTCCTGCCCCTGGCGAACTTTCTGCTATAGAAAAGCTGACAAATGGCATAGAAAAAATAGCCCATTTTTTTAATCATGTTTCTCATAAAGTATCCAGTGTTCTTCTTTTCCTATTAATGTGTGTCACGACTGTTGATGTAATAGGAAGGAATATATTTAACAATCCGATTACAGGTTCCTACGAATTAACAGGATTAATGCTAGCAATGATGATTTTCTTTAGTTTAGGAATGGCACAATTAAAAAGAGATCATATCGAAATTGACTTTTTAACAAAAAAACTGCCATTAAAGGTTCAAGCGGGTTTAAATGCTATAACTTCTTTGATTTTATCCATATTAATGGCTTTAACAACCTGGCAGCTTATTGAGTTTACGAAAAGGATGTTTACCGGGAACTATTTAAGTGGCGAGCTGGGCTTTCCAATTTATATCGTAACTGCCTTAGCCACTGTCGGGGTTCTATTTTTTACACTTACGATCCTTTTAGACATGTTACAATCCATACTTAAGGTGGTGCAAAAAAATGAGTCCTGA